The region ATACCCTATGCACTTAATATCGGGGATCTCCAGGTGATTTCCAGGTGGGATATTGGTTATCAGTACCTTTCAAAATATCGGTGTCAAATATCGGAACTGCAAAAATCGGTGCTATTTACCGATATTTCCAAGTGATTTCTAGGTGGGATATCGGTTAAGTAATTTTAATTACTTCTGTTAGTGTTAAATCATTGTCTTAAGTCTTATGGTCTTAACTTATCTGAACCTGTTGTTATGTTAAGTACTTAGTTGTTAGTTTCGAGTCATAGACTCATGGTTTTAAGTCTTAATTGGTCTTATTGTAGTGTTAATTGATAAATACTTAAGTGTTAACTTGCTAGTTTCTACAGGTTTGATCATATTGTTATGTTAAGTATTTAATTCTTAActggtgatgatgatgacgatgatgatgacgatgatattATATTTCATGTGGAAGATCTTTATAAAGTAATTGGAAGCCTTGGTTGATGTGGACTTGGAGGAAGATTCCATGGCTTACGTATGATTATGCTTGAAACATTGACACTTTTGAGTTTTGAATTTTAATATTACTATTATATATGTCatacatttctctctctctctctctctatatatatatatatatatatatatatatatatatatatatatatatatatatatatatatatatatagaaatgtATGACATATATAATAGTAATATCAAAAGTCAAAACTCAAAAGTGTCAATGTTTCAAGCATAATCATACGTAAGCCATGGAATCTTCCTCCAAGTCCACATCAACCAAGGCTTCCAATTACTTTATAAAGATCTTCCACATGAAATATAATATCatcgtcatcatcttcatcatcatcatcatcactagtTAAGAATTACATTTCATGTGGAAGATCTTTATAAAGTAATTGGAAGCCTTAATTGATAAATACTTAAGTGTTATAGACTCATGGTTTTAAGTCTTAATTGATCTTATTGTTGTGTTAATTGATAAATACTTAAGTGTTAACTTGCTAGTTTCTACAGGTTTGATCATATTGTTATGTTAAGTACTTAATTCTTAactggtgatgatgatgatgatgatcaagATGATGACGACGATATTATATTTCATGTGGAAGATCTTTATAAAGTAATTGGAAGCCTTGGTTGATGTGGACTTGGAGGAAGATTCCATGGCTTACGTATGATTATGCTTGAAACATTGACACTTTTGAGTTTTGACTTTTGATATTACTATTATATATGTCatacatatctatatatatatatatatatatatatatatatatatatatatatatatacacacacacacacacatatatatatatatatatatatatatatatatatatatatatatatatatatatatataagcttatgTTATTCcattcaaagtaattattttgttattgtatgcataaatgtgggccaatcaattttacttattttaagaaagtgcttaatatatattattgaattaaatataattgaaaaatatcatttaaattaattacaagggtattttagtcaattaatatagatttaataaaggaaaattgtatttttttaaggaatcatagattctattattttttaaaaatccgattttatgaattataattctttaaattcgaacattctgacagaatatgtttatgagtatattaaaaaataaaaatattcttgaaccataaatattaaaatattcttgaacctatttcttgatcatgactttaaaaacttcttgtagaataacaaattcttgaataatcaattgaagaataaaaatcaaaaaatacattatttcttatagaatacgggtaacagttgttaagaattacatttattgttaaagaataaaactaaaaagctttcaaaacgagaaagaaaacatcaaaatctaacaaagacactaatacattctaaaagaataatgttgcctagaatcactttcaactttgtggtccgttcttcaagaaTCAACTTTtgtgaaaacaaaaccaaattgtAGTTTAGATTCCAATAATGCATtagcaaatgaaaaataaaaaactaaattccTTTGGAAAAATATGTGGACTTGTGAATTGCACCAAAACCAATACCCAAGAATTGTAGAACATGCATAAATTAGTGAGAAAATATCCATACTCCATTCCAATAGAATTAGAATTCATGTTTCCATTCCAACAGAACtagaattcatgattccatttcaatagaattggaatctcaccaatatcatccattgaatcATCTACAGAAACAAATTGATTTTTATCATATAAGAAGTAAATTTGATATGTAATTTCAAGATTCTAAATGTCCAGTCTTTCTATGCTAACTAATATGAGTATTAAGGCTTAACCTTTACAGCTCCAACCATATAGAACTCAGTCTTTTTTCTAAGTTTCTATATGTCATTGTATTTGTTTGATTTAAAATACTGGAGCATATCTGGTTAGTGGTTATTATATATCTATTTCAGAATTCAAATTTGAGCTGCTTTATAGTTCTTATCAAGAATCTAATTACATTCTCCACTTGTTATATAATAAAACTGAGAAGCAAAAGATTAGAACATTCTTACCTTTCTATAATCTTGTTGGATTAGATTCTATGGGATCCTTAGGATAGATTTTGGAAAACCGTTGTTTGTCATGTTTTCAACAATACATACTAAGAAGTAAATTACGATAATTCAGAGGAAGTGCAGGTAGAAGACAAACCAAGGGATTGGATCTTTGAGGTGAGCTTATCCAATTCGATTCAAATTGCCTGAGAATCATCGGATCCGATTGCCACTCCATCAACGACTCTAATCTAAGTGAAAGTTAGGGCAAAATGTTATCAAGCCAGGTGGTAGCGTCCCCAACTTCCACAGCTACCTCTCATTGTTCTGCACCCAACCAAATGTTACTACAACTTCAATcacatcatatatatattctttactTATTATTGCAATTGATGAATCAATCAAACACTTACCAGATTTTTCCGCGAGTGATAAACCTGGGTGATGTTTTGCTTCCTCCATTCCTCCAAATCAAATACATTCATTCCATACGCCCATCCACACGCACGTAGATCGAAATTTTTAGCAATCAGAGGATTTGAGAAGTTGAGGTATCGAAGTTTTTAGCAATCAAAGGATTTGAATATCAGCATCCTTGGTTGCATTACCAATGGAAATAGGAGGGCTATGGCTACGATCTAAGACCAAAACCTAGAAAGAAAAAACGTAGAACGGGAGTCGCTGAATCCACAAAGGGTGGAGGCTTGGGGCTCTTTGATAAAGCGATGATGGTGGGGGGTAGGGCTCTGCGTCGTTGCCTTGTTGCGACAAGGGGGAAACAAACGACACCAATAAGTCGTCGATTAGTTGAGGGGTAAAAGTCGGGAGGGATGAGCTGCTGGTGATCTTGATTGAAGTAGGAGGCACTGGTTGAGTCGGTGACCTGCTGGTGGCATGGTCGATCATTTGAGCACTGAATACTAATATCCTATTGATATCTCACCACGATAACCTATATATCAAATATCGGCCCTTGACTGATATTTGATTTTGGACCGCTATAACTGCCAAGATAATACCTTTGTGTCTTTTTTAATCCATCATCTTTGCATCTTCATTTCCAGTTATTCACAAAATTATCACATTGGAAACAATTTTGTTCTCATTTATTCTCAAAATAAAAATTGTTCTCCtgtgaacacacacacacacacacacacacacacacacacacatatatatatatatatatatatatatatatatatatatatataataggaaaaagttcaatagagaaccattattaatcaattaaCCAAGCAACCAATCTAAAGCGTCCGAATTTAAAGCTATCAACGGCAAAAAAAAGGTTGTAGACTTTTACATTGGATGTACATGcaccggattataacaaaactcacttccttttttcatttaatttttttagaCCATGTATTTTATCGggaaaaaaaaccgaatatactattgtttatgattttttcGTGATCTTTCCACAGAGATCTATATTGATatacaaaaaatgaattttttttttcagaaaaactcCCTTCATTTCTatgttttttgaaaagttaatacCTATTTTTAATcgaaaatatataataaatatatcaaaattttaatttgttGGTACTCTTTAAATAGATATTCatatttatgtaaaaaaaaacaaaattttagtaTAGATTTACATTGTGAATCTGAGCAGATTTACAATGTGAATAATAAGaagtcagattcacattgtgaatgctgaaattaaaatatttacagttcagattcacattgtgaatttgaacTGATCGTGGTTTTTTTAATCGATGTTGATGTTATTTGATAGAGgacaaaaaattgaaattttggtaTGTAGTTTCTttggataaaaataaacttaaatattgaaaaaataacaaaacgaagtgagttttttttcgaaaaaaaaaattatttttttatatatcaagtAACCAATCATGTTAATAATGTTGATGTTCACGATTGGTTCATTGATTACTTGTTAATAATGGTTCCCTAttatacctatatatatatatatatatatatatatatatatatatatatatatatatatatatatatatatatatatatatatgcaaaacaaaaaaccctaaaaatgcataaaaatgcgtaaaaaatacttagagatcacaaaacttttgttgactttaaaTATGAATAAATCGTAGCTTTTTCTTTAAATTTgctgataaaaataaaataaaaaatcaattctttttttaggttttttttcaaaaaattttcaacaaatttGAAGAAAAAGCTACGATTTTTTCATTTATATAGTCAAAAagagttttgtgatctctaaataattttttatgcatttttatgatttttagggtttttttacaGTTTTTTGGTTTTCATAAAACCtaaacctctatatatatatatatatatatatatatatatatatatatatatatatatatatattgttataaaTTTGATGTAATTAAAACAAGATTAGTAAAACTAAACTAAGAACCTTTAAGAAAGAAGAAAGGAGATTTGGAGAGAATTTGATAACTTATATAAAGTATTCAAATTGGTGTATCTTTTACATATGTGATAGTGCTATTTATACTAGTTAAATCACTAGACATAATTAATGAGTTCTTACACATATTTGACATATTTGTCATAAGAGTTGAAAATAACTCTTACACATTTGACATTAGGAAATGTTGTCATTCAATTATTTACAACACTCCCCCTTGGATGACATCATTTCAAATTAGAGTTCAACCTTGAAGTACTGCCTCATTAAAAACTTTGCTAAAGAAAACCCAGTGGGAAAAAACTTTAGCGTAGGGAAAAAGAGTGCAGTGTATAGTTGACTCCCCCTTATTTAGACATCTGTCACATTATATTCTATGCACGTGTCGCATTCCGATGCCATGGACATGTTTCCTGAATATTGCAGTAGGAAGTGCCTTCGTAAAAAGGTCTGCTGCATTGTTACTGGATTGAACATATTTGATTTCAACTTGATGGTTCTTTATAAGCTCTTGAGTGTACTCAAAAAACTTTGGAGGTATATGTTTTGTCCTTTCGCTCTTGATATATCCTTCTTTCATTTGAGTGACACATGCTGAGTTATCTTCATATATTAAAGTTGGACCTACATCTGTTTCAAGTCCACATGAAGTTAAAACTAGTTGTGTCATTGATCTCAACCATGTACATTCTCTACTAGCTTCATTTAGTGCAATTACTTCAGCATGATTTGAGGATGTGGCAACAAGTGTTTGCTTTTGAGAACACCAGGAAATTGCGGTACCTCCATTCATGAATATGTATCCAGTTTGAGATCTAGCTTTTTGAGGATCAGACAAATAACCTGCATCTGCATAACCAATCAAGCTTTCTTTTGAATTGTTAGGATAAAATAACCCTAAATCACTAGTTCCTCGAAGGTATCGAAAAATATGTTTGATTCCATTCTAATGTCTTTTTTTTTGGGGATGAACTAAATCTTGCTAGCAAGTTTACAGCGAAAGAAATGTGAGGTGTAGTACAATTGGTAAGATACATAAGAGCTCCAATTACATTAAGGTATGGTACTTCTGGACCAAGGACTTCTTCATTTTCTTCGCATGGACGAAATGGATCCTTGTCAATATTTAATGACCTAACAACCATTGGAGTGCTTAAAGGATTGGCATTGTCCATATTGAAACGTCTCAAGACTCTTTCTGTGTAATTTGATTGATGCACAAGTATTCCGTTAGGCATATGCTCAATCTGTAAACCAAGGCAATATTTGGTTTTTCCAAGATCTTTCATTTCAAATTCTTTCTTTAAAAGTTCAATCACTTCAAGGATTTGTTTATTCATTCCAATGATGTTTAGATCATCAACATAGACTGCTATGATCACATACCCAGATGTTGTTTTCTTAATAAATACACATGGacaaatagtgttatttttataacctTTGCTTGTCAAATAATCGCTTAAACGATTATACCACATGCGTCCAGATTGCTTTAACCCATACAAAGATCTATGTAATTTTATAGAGTACATTTCTTTGGGTTTTCCACTTAATGCTTCAGGCATTTTAAATCCTTCAGGGATTTTCATATAGATGTCACTATCAAGTGATCCATATAAGTAAGCTGTAACAACATCCATAAGACGCATCTCTAAATTTTTAAAGACTGCCAAGCTAATTAAATATCTAAAGGTAGTTGCATCCATTACAGGTGaataagtttcctcataatcaattccaggTCTTTGAGAGAAACCTTGAGCAACAAGCCTAGCCTTGTATCTTACAATTTCGTCTTTCTCATTTCTTTTTCGTACGAAGATCCATCTATACCCTAATGGTTTAACAACTCCAGGTGTGAGGATAATGGTCCCAAAAACCTTTCTCTTGTTAAGAGACTTTAACTCAACTTGCATAGCTTCCTTCCATTTAGCCCAATCATTTCTTTTTTGACATTCAATGACAGATTGTGGTTCGGGATCATCATTCATAATATCACATGCAACTGAATAAGAAAATATTGCACTTATATTGTCAACTTCATTGTGGTCACGTATTATCTTTGTTTGACCATGATTTTGTGCATCATCCTCCTTTCCTGGGGGGAATTTGAATAATCTGTGTCTCTACAGGAACACTTTCCTCATGATCCAGTGCATTTTCTGATCATCTTCTTTTTCGTGGGTTCTTATCCTTAGAACCAAATGGCCTTCCACGCTTCAGGCGTGTTTTAGACTCTTGAGTGATTTTATCATCAGATTGCCCCTGTGGAATTTCAATTCGAGCTGGAACATTGACAGCTGGTATATATGATTTAGTCACCCTTTTTGTGTCAGTAAATGCATCAGGCAATTGACTTGCCATTTCTTGGAAATGCATTATCTTTTGAACTTCCATGTCACATTGCTTTGTGCGGGGGTCAAGATATGATAAAGAAGGCTCATGCCATGGCACATCCTTTTCCAGAATCTTCTTTTCTCCCCCTAATGATGGGAACTTTGCCTCATCAAATTGGCAATCTGCTAGGTGTGGTGTAAAAACATCACCTGTTAATGGTTCAAGATATCTTATAATAGAGACTGactcataaccaacatatattcCTAACCTTCTTTGAGGACCCATTTTGTCCGTTGAGGTGGTGCAATAGGGACATATAATGCACAACCAAAAATTCTCAAATGGGATATATTTGGCTCTTGACCAAAAGCAAGTTGTAAAGGAGAATATAAATTATATGAACTTGGTCTCATACGTATCAATGATCCAGCATGTAAGATTGCATGACCCCAAACATACACAGGAAGTTTGGTCCTCATTATCAATGGTCTAGCTATTAGCTGGATACGTTTAATCAGTGATTCAACTAAACCATTTTGTGTGTGTACATGAGCAACTGGATGCTCAACAACAATTTCCACAGACATACAATAGTCATTAAATGCTTGTGAAGTAAATTCACCAGCATTATCAAGTCTCACTCTTTTGATAGTATAATCAGGGAAATGTGACCTTAATTTAATAATTTGGGCAAGAAACTTTGCAAATTCCATTTTACGAGTTGATAATAGGCAAACGTGAGACCATTTGTTGGATGCATCTATTAAGACCATAAAGTATCTAAATGGTCCAGATGGTGGGTGAATCGGTCCACATATATCACCTTGAATTCTTTATAGAAATCTAGGTGACTCCCTTCCAACTTTCATTGGAGAATGTTTTATAATTAACTTTCCAAGGGAACAAGATGCACATGGTTTTATGTTGTTGGATTGAGGGAACTTTTGGTCTTTCAATGGATGCCCATGCGTATTTTCAATTATCCTTTGCATCATTATTAATCCTGGATGACCTAACCTATCATGCCATAAATTGAATGTCCCAGGATCACAATGTTTTCCTTTgattaccatatttgattcaatcatatgtatatatgtataatgcaGACCGAAATCAAGTGTTGGTAGTTTTTCAAGCACATGGTTTTTGTCTATAATATACCtatatttcttattttcaatGGTCATAGTGTTTGTGTCATATCCTTTGAAATATACATCATTGAAACTTAGTAAGTTTCTATTAGACTTTGGAGAAAATAAGGCATTTTCTACAGAAAAACTTTTACCATTTGGTAATATAAAATGGGCTTTCCCAGTTCCCTCTATCAAGTCTGCAGGACCTGATATTGTATGTATGACCGATTTTGTTGGtactaattttgaaaaatatttctttgatTTCAGAATAGTATGCGTACTACCACTATCTGCTATACAAAGATCCCCAACCTTTTCTTGGTGTTGTGCTCCAGTTGGACTCATATTAAACTtcacatataaaaaaaataataagcgaataaacataatcataataattattataaagaaagttCATTTATTGTAGGAAAGACATtacatgaaaaacaaataaaggaAAAACAAGTTTATTAGAACAATAAtagaaaattttagtttatgTCTTCCATCTCATTGTAGAATTCATCAAAAGTTAGCGGAGCGAATTCAACATTATCATCGAGGTTTgcttcttttccttttcctttaatgGACTCTTGATAAAGTTGACAAAGATGTGCAGGTGTGCGACAGGTCCTTGACCAATGGCCTGTGCTACCACATCTATAACATTAACCATCAGATTTTTGTGATGTCCCAGTATCATGCCTTGCCACTTTGGCCTTATCTTGTGTATGGACATTGTTTCTTTGTGAAGATTGGTAATTATTCTTTTTATGGCCACAAACACGATTATTACCTTGTCCACGACCAAAATTATGGTTCTGATTATGGCTTTGGTTTCGATTAAAATAGCCACAGCCTCGTCCACGTGTATTGTTCTGATGACCATCAATATTTGTAGCATTTGCTTCAGGAAGTGCTACTGATCCCGTTGGACGAGATTCATGGTTTTTCATCAAGAGCTCATTGTTTTGCTCTGCAACAAGCAGACATGCATTTAGTTCAAAATATCTTGTGAACTTTTGCATCCGATATTGTTGCATCAAGGTAATGTTTGttgcatgaaatgtggagtaagtTTTCTCCAACATATCTTCATCGGTAACTTCTTGTCCACAATACTTGAGTTGTAAACATATTCTGAACAAAGCTGAGTTGTATTCATTTACTTTCTTGAAGTCTTGAAACCTTAGTGTTCTCCATTCATCTCTAGCATTTGGAAGTATCACTTCCTTTTGATGATCAAATCTTTCTTTTAAAAGATTCCAGAGAATACTTGGATCAGTAACATCAAGATATTCAAATCTCAACATTTCATCAATATGCTTACGAAGGAAAACTTGTGCTCTTGCTTTGTCTTGTGCCAAGCAATTATTAAATTCATTTATAGCATTTGAGATTCCCATGGACTCAAGATGCATTTTTACATCTATCATCCATGGCACATAGTTTTTCCCACTAACTTCAAGTGCTGCAAACTCGAGCTTTGCAATGTTGGACATATTGTAACTATAAATTTTAgacaaaataaaagttaaaatccaTTTATTTTCAATAAATATTACAACAAAAAGAAGCGATAAAGCTGAACATTGCATACAAGCCTAAAAGTACTTGAAATTCCATATTATCTTCGACGTTAAGAATTGGGATGAAAAGTAATATGACTATTATAGTAATGATTATAACAAAAGGATGAATCATCTTGAAgcttgatttcttgaaattgattttttttttatagaagagAGAAATATTTGTTGTGGGTAAAATAAGCAGGGTAAAGGTGTTTATTTATAGTAAAAAAATATAGCCGTTGTTTTGTTGTTTATAAccgttgcatatatatatatatatatatatatatatatatatatatatatattactaggtATAATTTAGTAAttagaaacataaataaatattagtaaatgtttataaaattttgaaaaatatgaatAAACATTGACACTTATAAATAAATGttagtatatatataaatgaagACTAGTTGCATAATTTAAATGTTAGTatgcataaataaaagttagttgCATAATGTAAATGTTAGTATGCATAAAAATtagaatacataaaaaaaatgttagtATAAGAAATAAAAATCGTTAGTAGTCCATAATGTTCATAATGTATAAGTTTTAGTAATTCATATTATTAGTTTAATATGATGAAGGTTATTATAATTAATAATGTTTTTACTTAGTAATACATACCTTGATTAAGATAGATGTGATTTCCACTTGTTAAATAACCTTGATTTGAGCTTTCGTGCTGATAACGTGTTATAAATTTGATGTAATTAAAACAAGATTAGTAAAACTAAACTAAGAACCTTTAAGAAAGAAGAAAGGAGATTTGGAGAGAATTTGATAACATATATAAAGTATTGAAATTGGTGTATCTTTTACATATGTGATAGTGCTATTTATACTAGTTAAATCACTAGACATAATTAATGAGTTCTTACACATATTTGACATATTTGTCATAAGAGTTGAAAATAACTCTTACACATTTGACATTAGGAAATGTTGTCATTCAATTAtttacaacatatatatatatatatatatatatatatatatatatatatatatatatatatatatatatatatatatatatatatataggtaaaggttcaaatgagaaccaaaaaagattaagaacctaAGAACCACCTAATTAAATTTAACCCACTTTTAACATAATACTTGTTATATTCAAAATTAGATCTAGACTTGGatttggtctctctctctctctctctctctctctctctttctctcttaccTTCTACCGCTGccgaccaccaccaccaacgCCGGCACCACCGCCGACACCGTCGTCGTTGCCGGAATACAACAATCTTCAGATTCGGAGCCGCCGCCTTCAGATCTGAAGCATTTACCTTCAGATCTGGTGCATTCGCCTTCATATCTACAACCTCCGACTTTAGATCTGTCATCACCACCGAGCGCCGCCTCCAGATGTCCGACCACCTCTAGATAAATTCAGATCTGATGTAATCTGagaatttggtgttattataCAAATGTTTTGTTCCAGAACTCTTGAACTTATTTTTTTCTCTGAAATGTTCCATCACTGGCGAAAATGTTTGTCAAATTTGTACCAGATCTGTTATGTGTCACCTCTTTCCTATGTATAACTCATTTTCATCTTTGTCTCTCTTATTTTTGGTCAAAACACCACCAAATCGACATCTGATCTGATGTTTTTGTCCATTTTCAGGTTAGATCTGGTGTGTGTATGGTGTTTACATTGATGGTGTTTACAAAAAGAAGTTCTGAAAAAAAGATGCACataaggtgtttgatgaaatgtctcAATAAAATTTGGTAAGTTATTAAGCTGTGAAATAAGTTGTGAAtgcatattttttgtatattgaaGTATGAAGTTTGTGTATTTAGCTGTGATATTTGTGTTTAAAATTGCGAATTGAAtgcattaagctgtgaatttgttgtttaaactgtaaattgactatattaagctgTGAGTTTTGTATATTTAACTATAAATTagttgtattaaactgtgaattgattgtattaaattTTTTAGTTGAAAATATGCTTTTGAATGCATATTTTTTTTGGGTATTAAACAGTGAATTTTCTATATTTAACTATGAATTAAAAGTTTTAAgttgatattatgtttttctACTTGCATTTGTTGTAGATCTCTATTATATTTTGGTtttcttttttatgttttttttctgtTAATGTGTGAATTTGATATTTTAATCTCTCATTTGTCATATAATTTTGTTAATCTTAGTTTTAACTGCTATTAACTTGTGAATGTAtaattttatttgaattaaactttaaatttattaTACTAGTTTGTgaatttatatattaaattgtgtattaattgtaataagtgttttaagtcgataatatggatgtgaatact is a window of Lactuca sativa cultivar Salinas chromosome 1, Lsat_Salinas_v11, whole genome shotgun sequence DNA encoding:
- the LOC111909386 gene encoding uncharacterized protein LOC111909386, which encodes MDSQQRHCSSASPSSASLTPEFTIDCETRVVGHLEAALGGDDRSKVGGCRYEGECTRSEGKCFRSEGGGSESEDCCIPATTTVSAVVPALVVVVGSGRSYNMSNIAKLEFAALEVSGKNYVPWMIDVKMHLESMGISNAINEFNNCLAQDKARAQVFLRKHIDEMLRFEYLDVTDPSILWNLLKERFDHQKEVILPNARDEWRTLRFQDFKKVNEYNSALFRICLQLKYCGQEVTDEDMLEKTYSTFHATNITLMQQYRMQKFTRYFELNACLLVAEQNNELLMKNHESRPTGSVALPEANATNIDGHQNNTRGRGCGYFNRNQSHNQNHNFGRGQGNNRVCGHKKNNYQSSQRNNVHTQDKAKVARCGSTGHWSRTCRTPAHLCQLYQESIKGKGKEANLDDNVEFAPLTFDEFYNEMEDIN